Proteins co-encoded in one Uloborus diversus isolate 005 chromosome 9, Udiv.v.3.1, whole genome shotgun sequence genomic window:
- the LOC129230507 gene encoding double-strand-break repair protein rad21 homolog: protein METLSPYEFFTQLEPTTTEELEASFVLHRRREFDITKPEGPISEDFEDYTPHVFRDQNSVNEWLSLSPNDVSLQETPCTSLSLDSCLEDGFGGAVRQTLLDKIDFLNLDNSLEDSLNPESIVAEPDIFLSSETSSHGNDDDSSRSDIILPRLSPSEKSSSRLSAPRRKRRKVDKTTFLALKQIKQNITSTDDIVTDLKLGPKTKQLQKLKSITVKKLFDQPGQHILSKTLRKFYNTKRFKKTTDKIQQKKKETLDNHKTLDEPTESSSVHAVVVNDYFDGSASCLFDSLGDTYCDEDDSRQLIGNDTSSRENIIANNTDENNLFEISRDDVPSEQEAMVSTVSDLGRIFNQFDNEEISFRKLTKGKNRMGVAKLFSALLVMKKEQTIELQQSSSLSDVVITKGPQFNVTEL from the coding sequence ATGGAAACTCTAAGTCCATATGAATTTTTCACACAACTGGAACCAACAACCACTGAAGAGTTGGAAGCATCTTTCGTACTACACAGAAGAAGAGAGTTCGACATAACAAAACCAGAAGGACCGATTTCAGAAGATTTTGAGGATTACACACCTCATGTTTTCAGAGAtcaaaattctgttaatgaatgGCTTTCGTTATCACCAAACGACGTCAGTTTACAGGAAACCCCTTGTACATCCCTATCCTTAGATTCCTGTCTTGAAGATGGGTTTGGAGGAGCTGTTCGCCAAACTTTACTAGACaaaattgatttcttaaatttagaTAACTCTCTAGAAGATTCATTGAATCCGGAATCTATCGTTGCAGAACCGGACATATTTTTATCAAGCGAAACTTCAAGTCATGGTAATGACGATGACTCCAGTCGTTCGGACATCATTCTGCCAAGGCTTTCACCTTCTGAAAAAAGTTCCTCCCGATTGTCAGCACCTAGAAGAAAACGAAGAAAGGTTGACAAGACCACATTTCTTGCTCTCAAACAAATCAAGCAAAATATAACCTCTACGGATGATATTGTTACAGATTTAAAACTAGGTCCAAAGACGAAACAGTTGCAAAAGTTAAAGTCTATCACGGTTAAGAAGCTATTTGATCAGCCGGGACAGCACATTCTTTCAAAAACACTtagaaaattttataacactAAACGCTTTAAAAAGACCACGGACAAgatacagcagaaaaaaaaagaaactcttgaCAACCACAAAACTCTTGACGAACCAACAGAGTCGTCTTCAGTTCATGCCGTGGTTGTGAATGACTATTTTGATGGCTCTGCTTCCTGCCTGTTTGATTCTCTGGGAGATACATACTGTGATGAGGACGACAGTAGACAATTGATTGGAAATGACACATCCTCACGCGAAAACATCATTGCGAATAATACTGATGAGAATAACCTGTTTGAAATATCTCGAGATGATGTTCCAAGCGAGCAAGAAGCTATGGTGAGTACTGTTTCAGACTTAGGAAGGATATTTAATCAGTTCGACAACGAGGAAATCAGTTTTCGAAAACTTACGAAGGGAAAGAACAGAATGGGCGTTGCAAAGCTCTTTAGTGCTCTGTTGGTGATGAAGAAAGAGCAAACCATTGAATTGCAACAATCAAGCAGTTTAAGTGACGTAGTCATTACCAAAGGCCCACAGTTTAATGTGACAGAACTGTAG